CAGCAGAGCACGGCATGAGGTGTCTATCTTATGCTATAGTTGTCGGGAACAGGCGCGGGGGAGAGCCGTGAGCGAAGTCGTAGATATTACACCGAACCTGAAATTACTGTACCCACATATTCCCATACCTGCCTATAACAGGTTTATCGGCAGTTACCTGGTGATGGGAGACAGGAGCGCCCTCATCGATCCCGGACCTTCGTGTGCCAGGCCCGGCCTGCTCTCGGCCATAGCTAAATCCGGCGCGCGGCCCGAAGATATACAGTATATTATCCTCACACATATCCACGTGGACCATGCCGGCGGCACGGGGGGGATAATCCCGGATTTTCCCAACGCCACGGTGCTGGCTCACAGACGTGCCCGTCCGCACCTCGCGGATCCATCTACGCTGTGGAACGCCAGCCTTAAGATACTGGGGGACCTGGCCGTGAAATACGGCCCGATGGAGCCGGTTCCCGAAAACCGGATAGCCGAGGCAGCCGATGGTATGCGCATCGACCTGGGCGGCGGGACCGCACTAAAAGTGTATCTGACTCCGGGCCATGCGGTGCACCATTTAAGCCTCTTCGACGACGCCACGCATATACTGATCGCGGGTGAGGCGGCGGGAGTATGCGTCAACGGCGTCATCAGGCCGGCCACACCGCCTCCCTTCAAGCTGGAGGAGACAGTGTCCTCCATAGACAGGCTGATTGCGCTTGAACCGCAGAGGATATGTTACGGGCACTTCGGCTGCTATGATAACGGGATAGAACGGCTTAAGCACTACAGGGAGACACTATTTCTCTGGCACGGAGTCATAAAATCCGAGATCGAGAAGGGGACCGGCCTTGAGGCCATGTTGACGGTGCTAAAGGCGCACGACAGGAACCTGGATTACCTTGACAGCCTGAATAAAGACGAGCATGCGCGCGAGCTGGTCCTGCTCAATAACAGCATTTCAGGTATGGCGGGGACCGCCGGCCGGGCATAGCTTCACAGGCTATACGATGATCTGCCCTTCCCTGATCGATGCGGCGTCCTTATCGATGAGATCGATAATGGGGCCGTTCAACACCTTTTTCATCTCACCCACGATGCCCCTGCTTTTATTCAGGCCTGCGGCGAAGGCCATAACTTTGTCCATCAGCTCCTCATTGCTGAAGGCCGCTGAGACTACATGGCTTGATACGCATTCCAGGCCGGTCAGACGCCGTCCGGTCAGGATCAGTTCTTTAATGACGTGGGCGGGGAATACGCTACGCAGCAGTTCACGGGTGCCGGGCAGTATCGGATACTGGAGGTCTATCACAGGGATACAGAAGAAACCCCTGTCCGACCGCATGAAGCGGAAATCGAAGCAGCATGAGAAAACCGCCCCGCCGCCGAAAGTGTGGCCGTTGAGGGCGGCGATGGTTATGAGCGGGTAGGTGAGCAGCCGCCTGCGCAGTTGAAGGTCCATGACCAGGAATTGTTTGACCTCGGCCCTGTTGCCTTTCTCCAGGCTGGCCCGTATCCAGTCGATATCGAAGCCGTTGGTCCAGATATGTGAATGCCCGGATTTTACCACTACCGTGAGGGCCTCGCTTTCTTTCTCAATCGCATCCAGCGTTTCCATCAGCGATTTGACCATGCCGATATTCAGCTTGTTATCCGCTTCGTCCATGGTCACCATCGCGACTTTGTCATTCATTTCCAGGTCGATTTTAGCCATGTTAATATATCTCCTGTCCTGTAATATTTAGCTGCCTTGATGAGAGCGCATAGTTAAGCTTCGGCCGGCCTTTCTTAAAATATAAGGAACTCCTTCTGCGTACCGAAGACCTTGCGCAGCACGTCGCATATCTCTCCCACGCTGGCGTAAGCCTCGACGCACTCGAGAATGGACGGCATCACGTTGTCCCGTCCGCGGGCAACCTCTGATAGGCCGTTCAATGCCCGGCTGCAGCGTTCGTTATCTCTCTTTTGCCTGACACTCTGCAGCCGTTTTTTCTGAAGCGCCTCTTTTTCCGGATCGATCCTGGTCAGTCCCGATATTTTAGCCGTCGAGGCGATGAACTTGTTGACCCCCACCACTACAGCGCTGCCGTCATCCACGGCTTTCTGCTGCCTGTAGGAGTTCTCCTGTATCTCCCGCTGCTGATATCCCTGCTCGATGGCCTTCACCGCGCCCCCCAGCTTATCGATTTTATCGATATAACCGGAAGCCTTACGTTCCAGCGCGTCGGTAAGGGACTCCACATAGTAGGAGCCGCCCAGAGGATCGACCACATCGCCCACGGAGCTTTCGTGCGCCAGCAGTTGCTGTGTGCGCAGAGCGATGGTCACCGCCTCCTCCGAAGGCGTGGCGTAGGCCTCGTCGAACGAGTTGGTATGGAGCGACTGTGTGCCGCCAAGTACGGCGGCCAGCGCCTGAATAGCCACTCTGACGATGTTGTTGTACGGCTGCTGTGCGGTGAGCGTGCAGCCGGCGGTCTGGGTGTGAAAACGCAGCATCATGGAGCGCGAGTCCCTGGCCTTGAATCGTTCCTTCATTATGCGCGCCCACAACCGCCGCGCCGCTCTGAATTTGGCGACCTCCTCAAACAGGTCGTTGTGGCTGTCGAAGAAGAAGGATATTCGTCCGGCGAATTTATCGGTATCCAGTCCTGCCTGAATGGCGGCCTCAACATAGGCCATGCCGTTGGCCAGGGTGAAGGCCACCTCCTGCGCGGCGGTGGACCCTGCTTCCCGTATATGGTATCCGCTGACGCTGATGGTGTTCCAGCGAGGCAAGTTGCTGTTGCAGTAGGCGAAGATATCGGTTATCAGGCGCATAGACGGTGCGGGCGGGAAGATATATGTGCCCCTGGCGATATACTCCTTGAGCACGTCGTTTTGTATCGTACCTTCCAGCGCGGACATATCCACGCCCTGCCTGCGCGCCAGCGCCGCATACATGCACAGCAGGATGGGGGCGGTAGAATTAATGGTCATGGAGGTGCTGACCTTGTTCAGCGGTATATCGCGAAACAACGTCTCCATGTCCTCCAGCGTATCGATGGCCACACCGACCTTGCCGACCTCTCCTGTTGCCAGCGGATGATCGGAGTCATAACCGATCTGGGTGGGCAGGTCGAAAGCTATGCTGAGGCCGGTCTGTCCCTGCTCCAGCAGATAACGGTACCTTTTGTTCGATTCTTCAGCCGAGGCGAATCCCGCATACTGGCGCATCGTCCACAGCCTGCTGCGGTACATCGCGGGCTGAATTCCGCGGGTGAAGGGGTACTCACCCGGGTAGCCCAGCGACGACTGGTAGTCGAAATCGGAAAGGTCTTCCGGCGTGTAAAGCGGATCGATATCTATGCCCGAGCTGTTCTCGAATCTCTCCCGTCTGCCGGGGAAACTTCCCAGCGCTTTGGCCAGCGCCGTATCCTGCCATTCCTTTTTGCTGTTATTCACATCTCATTTCCTGATTAATTTAACGGTGCTGTTATTATACACGCCTGTAATTGTTCCTGTAGATTATATATGTACTTTCCCTGCCATGCAGAGAGTCCTGATATTTAGACAAACATGTAATATAATGTCTTGGGAGTTTAAGATGCGCAAGAAGAATTACGTTGTCCGTCGAAAGCGCGCAATGGCCCTGAGGAAAAAGCTATTTGAAACTGCGGCTGTCCTGTTTGATAAAAAAGGCTACGATAATGTCAGCATTGACGAGATATGCAGCCAGGTAGGGGTTACCAAGGGTGCTTTTTACGGGCATTTCAAGTCCAAGGACCAGATCGTTCTGGAACAGATGGCGGCCAGCGATAAAGGCTACAGCACACATCTGCTCGACAGGGTAGCTCATGTCAAGCCGGGCCTGGATAGGCTGTTGGAGTATATCCGGGCGGTGATGGAATACCAGGAAGGCTTTACCAAGAAATTGGTCAGAATGAGCTACGTAATCAGGATATCGAATACGAATACCGCGCACATACTGATCCCCAACAAAAGGGAGCTGTACTATGTGCTGGAAAAGCTGATTGACGAAGGACAGCAATGCGGCGAGATCCGGGACGACCTCACACCGGCACAGATTGCCGAAATACTCTTGTACAGCATACGGGGCACGGTGTTCAGCTGGTGTCTCCCGGGTAATCGATTTGACATAAAGAAAAAGGGCGACATGTTGGCCGGAATACTGGGGCAGGGATTAGAGAAAGAGTGACCAGTTAGACGGGGCGTAGAATCAGGTCTTTTTCTTTCGACTGCGCTTTGTCATCGAGCTTGCAGTAGGTGCTTTTGGTTCCGCACTTCGATATATCCCTGTAACAGCCACCGGCGCGGTGCCCATAGGCAAATCCTTCCATCTCGTTGCAAACTATGCAGGATTCATAGAATCTGCATATTTTCCAATATTCGCATTTGCCTTTCATGATGCACCCTCCTGTGCACGATTTAATATCGATGACTCTGATTTTATTCTATCCCACTTATTTGACTAATGCAATGTACCTCTGGAATCATGTAAATTATTAACGCTGTATCTATAATAATTAGCGCCGGAACATGGAATATCTGTATTATATCGATGAATTATTATGAAAATATTAGTGATACTCGGTCATCCGGATGAACAGAGCTTCAACCATGCCGTTGCAGAGACGGTCGTTACCACTTTACGGACATCCGGCCATCAGATCGTTTTCCATGACCTGTACAGGGAGGAGTTTCCTCCCGTGCTGCCTTCTGATGAGATCCCTCAGCCGGCGTACCTGTCGCCGCTGATATCCGGGCACGTCAACGATCTCGTTTCAGCCGACGGCATCATTGTGGTGCATCCCAACTGGTGGGGACAGCCCCCCGCCATTTTGAAGGGCTGGATCGACAGGGTCATTCGTCCGGGCGCGGCTTACGAGTTCAACGAGGGGGACAGTGGTGAGGGTGTGCCCAACGGTTTGCTCAAGGCCGGGACGGCTATCGTGTTTACGACATCAAATACGCCGGAGTCCAGGGAACAGGCGGTCTTCGGCGATCCGCTGGAGACGATCTGGAGGAATTGCGTTTTCGGCCTTTGCGGCGTGGACAACTACTATCGGAAGAACTTCGGAGTGATCGCCACCAGCACGCCAACGCAAAGAAAAGAATGGCTTGAGGAAGTCCGGGACATCACGAATAAATATTTCCCCAAATAGCTCAATAATAGCCACTGTGTATCTTTGCTATGTTGCCGTCATCAGCAAATAAACCAGCGGGATCGTCGCAAGGCTCAGCACATACATCGTGATAGTCAGCGCTGAAGCGAGACCTCCGTTGCATCCGTATCTTGCGGCGATCACCGCCGCCACCGCGCCCGCCGGCATGGACGCTTCGATTACCAGTACCTGTTCCTCAATCTGCGGCAGTCCGAACAGGTGCGCTCCCGCCAGGGCTATTAGTGGTTCGGCGATCAGGTTGATGCAGAAAAGGGCCGCAATGGGGGGCAGAAGCTGTCTGACCGGTATTTTCTGCAGCATCAGGCCGATGGCGAAGGCTGCAAATACCTCAAGGGTGCTTGCGATGATATCCAGCAGGGTGTCCAGGGTTCTCAGCGCCGTATCGTTCCAGGGTAAGTTGAGAAATGAACAGGCGATGCCCAGCACCAGCGCTATGAAAATGGGGGATAGGAAGAACTCGCGTATTGAAGCCAGTACGCTTTTGGTATCGGCGTGTTCCTGGCCGAAATACATGGCGACGGGTATAGCCAGCAGGAAAAGCGGAACCCCCGCGCCAAGCTCACTGATGACCAGCGCGTCCTGCATCGCCTCACAGTTGTTGGGAAAGACCTGCGTGATCAGGGCGTAGCCGAGAGTGGATGAGCTGCCCCAGCCGGATACAAGCACGAATGCACCCAGCGATTTTCGGTCCATTTTCAATATCTTGCCGGCAGCGAAACCGAGGGAGCAGGCTATTAAGATGGTGATGAACATAATCAGCGCGGGCAGCAGCTTCTCGACTTCAAAAGAGCGTCTGGCCAGGTTGATAAATATCAGCGCTGGCAGGGAGAAGTCCGTTACGAGACGAGAGAAGAGAGATTGATGTTGGGTGGTTAGTATGGAACGGTTTCTCAGCAGTAGTGTGAGCAGAACCAGCGCAACCAGGATGAAAAGAGACCCGAGCAATGTATAGAAGTAGTTCATCGGATTTTAAACAGGTATTCCCTGCTCCAGCAGGAGGCGGTCTAAGACGCCGCGCGGCTCTCCACGGAGCAGCATTCTGCCGTCTTTTAAGAGGAAGGTCTGGGTGCATCCGCCGCCGGAAGGACGCAGTTCCAGTGATGAGGATGGTGCGGAAAATTGCTTCATTTTCCCCGCTGCCTGCTGCCTGAATTTCTTAAAAGGCCGCCTTATATTACCCTGTGCAATCGTCCTTATCAACAGGGACAGCCCGATACCGGTTTAAATGATAAAATGTCCGACGGTAAATATGAACATGATATATGTGTCGGGAACAATCCGAAGAGGTAAGCGGGAATTCAGATATGGTCAAAAAACACATCGATACGGATGCGGTCGATCCGTCCAAAGTGCCTTACAGGACGCTGAGCAGCGGGGCCAGATACCGATACCCTTCTCGATCAAGAGGAAGAACTATCTTTCCAATCTTAAGGCCGTTACCGAGGATCCGTTCTCAGATGAGGATATGAAACTGATCTCGGGAATCGACCGGGACTGCAGGCTGATCAAGGGTCGAGTGTTTCTCTGGCCCGGCGCAAAAGACTGGGAAGATCTGTGGGACATTGAAGGAGGACAAGGTCAATGATGCTCAACACTTTAATCGAATAATTTTGGAACGGAGTATATAAGAGCAAATGGAATGATTAAACGATTCGGCAGGCTGATAACAGCCTTCAAATCCGCAATCAATACTTTGGCTTACCCTAAATATTTGCATGTGCGGCTTTGCTGTTGTATGCTTCCTTCGATAAATTTACCGGGATAGACTATTTTTATCAACCGCTACTGGGACTGCTTGCAGCTACTTGAAATCAAATAGTAATGGACAATACTATTGAAGGAGTAGAACATGCCCAAGCAATATAACCACGATGAGGTCCTTTCACTATGTGCCCGTTTAGAAAAAACCTATACTCCGGCGGTAGCGGATACACTCGATGATATGGGATTTATGAACCAGTCATTGGAATCGGGCTTTACCCCGATTATCCCCAATGCGGTCGTGGCCGGGCCAGCTTATACAATTGAAGAAGCCAAGACCAAAAAATCAACCAGGCTCACTGAGTATGATCCCAGCTTTGTGGCACAGGCCTTAAGTACCGTTTTCGGGAGTATGCAGAAAGGACAAATTATTGCCGTTACTGCCAATGGATTCCGGGGCGCCGGGGCTTTCGGTGAGCTGATGGCCACCACTTCCAGATACGTGGGTGGAGTTAAGGCCGCTGTGGTGGACGGTCCAATCCGCGATATAAGCCGCATTCTGGAAATTGAGTTTCCCGTGTGGGCCAGGGGAAATATACCTACCGATTCGATAGGCCGCGTTGATTTAATCGGTGTTGGTAGCCCGATTTTCTGTGGTGGCGTGCGTATCAACCCGGGTGATATTATCTTTGCAGACCGGGACGGCGTGGTTGTCATCCCCCAGCCTGACGTTGATCTTGAAGAGGTAGTTATCAAAGCCGAGGAAGTGGTTGCCTCAGAGCGCAAATCGAGATTAGAGATCAGGGGTGGCATGTCATTGCCGGATGTTTATAAAAAATATGGTAAGTTGTGAAGAAGATGGATGATAAAGAGCGCAAAAGCAAGAGCCTTCTAAAGAACACCGACCGCCTGGCAACCGCAATGGTCCGCGCAGAGATGATTAAAGCCTGCGGCGTTCCTCTTAAAGATCTGGAGGGTAGGCCGCTGATAGGTATAGTCAATTCCTGGAATGAGTTGCTTCCCGGACATCTTCATCTGCGTGAGGTTGCCCGGTTTGTAAAAGATGGCGTATTGATGGCGGGCGGCGTTCCCTTAGAATTCAACACTGTTGCGCCGTGCGACGGCTACTCCAACGGCCTCGATGGGATGAAGTACGTGCTCCCCATGAGGGACATCATTGCAGATGCCATAGAGACCATGACTCTCGCCCATTGCTTCGACGGGCTGGTGTTTTTATCGACCTGCGATAAGATAGTTCCCGGGCAGCTGATAGCAGCGGCGCGCCTCAACCTACCCGCCATATTCGTTACCGGAGGTCCTATGCTTCCCTTCAACGAATTTGCCCCCAGGGGCACCCCGCCCATCATGTCTATGTTAAGCTGTCCCGGACCAGGCGCATGCAGTGGCATGGGAACAGCCAACTCCATGCAGTTCATCGTGGAGGCGATGGGAATGTCACTGCCCAACAGCGCAGTCACACATGCCGTACACAACCAAAAATACCTTATGGCAAAGGAGAGCGGAAGACGCATCGTATCCCTGGTCGATGAGTCGCTGGCGCCCCGCGATATTTTGACACCGGACGCGTTTCATAACGCGCTGGTCACAACGGCAGCGGCAGGTTGCTCCACTAACGTGACCATACATCTTCTGGCGCTGGCGTATGAGCTTGGCATTCCCCTGGACCTCTCGGACTTCGACCGCATATCGAATCAAGTCCCGCACATACTCGGTGTATATCCATCGGGGCCGTTTTTCCTCCTCGATGTATACAGGGCCGGCGGCCTGCCGGCCTTGCTGAATAAATTGAAAAGCCATCTGAAAAATGACGCAATGACGGTCACAGGTAAAACGCTTGAAGAAAACAACGCTCCCTTCAGCTGTTTAGATGACGACGTGATACGCGACCTCGATAATCCCTATCATCAGCAGGGAGGCATAGCTGTCTTAAAGGGCAATCTGGCGCCGACCGGCGCAGTCGTTAAAAGCTCGGGTGTCCCTGATAATATGCTGGTTTTCTCCGGGCCAGCTCGGGTGTTCGACAGCGAAGAGAAAGCCATTGACGCCGCTATGAACAAGGAGTACAGGGAGGGTGATATCATAGTGATCCGGTATGAAGGTCCAAAAGGCGGACCCGGCATGAGAGAGTTGCTGACAGTGACCGAGTTACTCTTTCAGTTGAACCTTTCTGACAAAGTCTCCCTGGTTACAGACGGGCGTTTCTCAGGTTTCAGCCGAGGGCCGGCTATCGGCCATGTTACCCCGGAGGCTTACAACGGTGGCCCCCTGGCACTGATCAGTGACGGGGACATAATAAAAATAGATATACCCGGGCGTAAACTGGATGTGAAGCTATCGGCCGTCGAGATGGAAAAAAGGCGTGCGGCCTGGAAACGGCCGGCGCGGACACTCACAGGGCATCTGAGGAAGTATGCGGCGATGGTCTCTGAAGCCGATACGGGCTGTGTGGTAATACCTGCCGAGAACTGAGTCAATTTCCTTAAAAAAGCGGCGCAAACTCTCACAGGGTAATCACACTTCATCTAATGCTGAGGTAAGAGGTAGATGTACTGAATGGAAAACAATGAAGTCGCGACCGGACAAACGGTGACCAACGGCCAAAGGAACTATGTATTCATTCTTCTGTTCATATTGATGCTATGCGACCAGGCGGACAGAATGGTGATCTCCTCGCTTTTCCCCTACATCCAGAAGGACTGGGGCATTTCCGATTTTGAGTGCGGCATGCTGATCTCGATGTTTTACTGGGCCGCTGTTATCTGCGTTTTACCTGCCTCGATTTTGGTCGACCGCTGGAGCCGTAAAAAAAGCATAGGTATTCTCTCGATTATCTGGAGCTTAGCTTCATTTGCCGGCGCCTTCACGCTCAATTTCAGGCAATTGCTCACCACCAGGACGATTATCGGAGTTGGTGAAGCCGGCTATGGTCCGGCGGGGGCTGCCATGCTTTCCTGGCTTTATCCCATTGAAAAGCGAGCGCGAATCTTCGGTATTTGGAATGCAGCACAGCCGCTGGGCATGGCGATTGGTGTGGCGCTGGGTGGTATCATAGCTGTAAACTTGGGATGGCGGCACGCATTCGGTATAGTCGCAATACCTGGCTTGATAGCGGCCATCCTTTTCTTCTTTGCCAAGGACTATAAGTCGGTGCCTCTGATGAAAACGGTTGCCGGTTCCGGCGCCGAAGGGGCTTCCAAGTTTAAGATGAAGGCAATGGACGTGGCCAAAGAATTCCTGGGCACGCCGACGCTGATACTCACATATCTGGGATTTGCAGGCGTGATCTTTGTAGTCACTGCGATATCCACCTGGCTTCCCAGCTATTTTCACCGTATAGGCGGCATGCCGCAGGACCAGGCTGGCCTGAAGGCCAGCCTGGTCCTCGTACTATCTATGGTGGGTTTCTTTATAGGTGGATTCCTTTCGGACAGCTGGGTCAAGAAAAAGCTTAACTCCCGCCCGCTATTTGCTGCTATAACTACACTTATTTCGGCATTGCTTGTTTTCGTTGCATTCTCCTTAACAGGTGATGCGCAGTACGCAGTACTCATTGTAATGGGTGTATTGATTACCACCTTTGCGCCGGCCGGTCTGGCCGTGGTACAGGAAGTAGTGCATCCCGGTCTGCGGGGCATGTCCTACGCCCTCGCAGTGCTGTGTATGAATCTGCTGGGTGGTTCATTGGGTCCCATCGTGGTAGGTTCAATTTCAGACGCTTCCAATCTTCAAACCGCCATGCTGACGCTTCCCATTTTCCTTGTTGTTGCAGCGGGACTATTCTTTACCGCATCCTTTTTCTATATGAGTGATTTCAACAAGGTCGAAAAAGTCACACTTGAAGTGGATGCCTGAGATGATATTTCTTAAATTTGCCGACGTTCGTTTTAACATCTGACATCAGTAATAGAGTAAAACAAAGTATGAAGATACTTATAACCGGGAGTTCGGGCTATTTGGGCGGGAACATGGCCAGGGCCGCACTCGAGAGAGGGCACTCCGTGGTAGGGTTGGATATCAAAGCCTCGGGGATAGCCCATGCTTCTTTCAAAGAGGTTACCGGGGATATCACGGACCTGCGTGTTGTAAAGCAGGCCTCAGCCGGATGCGATGCCGTATTTCACCTGGCGGCTGCTTTGGCGCAGTTCGAGCGGGACGAAAAGCGCATGCACGAGGTAAACGTGCGTGGGACAGAGAATGCTCTTTTAGCTTCATCTGAAAACCACGTCCGCAAGTTTGTGTATGCGTCTTCAGTCGAGGTATATGGAATTGATGTCCCTGTTCCCTGCACCGAAGATGCGCCGATTGCGCCGATCTGCCAGTACGGCAGGGACAA
This genomic window from Dehalococcoidia bacterium contains:
- a CDS encoding methylmalonyl-CoA mutase family protein encodes the protein MNNSKKEWQDTALAKALGSFPGRRERFENSSGIDIDPLYTPEDLSDFDYQSSLGYPGEYPFTRGIQPAMYRSRLWTMRQYAGFASAEESNKRYRYLLEQGQTGLSIAFDLPTQIGYDSDHPLATGEVGKVGVAIDTLEDMETLFRDIPLNKVSTSMTINSTAPILLCMYAALARRQGVDMSALEGTIQNDVLKEYIARGTYIFPPAPSMRLITDIFAYCNSNLPRWNTISVSGYHIREAGSTAAQEVAFTLANGMAYVEAAIQAGLDTDKFAGRISFFFDSHNDLFEEVAKFRAARRLWARIMKERFKARDSRSMMLRFHTQTAGCTLTAQQPYNNIVRVAIQALAAVLGGTQSLHTNSFDEAYATPSEEAVTIALRTQQLLAHESSVGDVVDPLGGSYYVESLTDALERKASGYIDKIDKLGGAVKAIEQGYQQREIQENSYRQQKAVDDGSAVVVGVNKFIASTAKISGLTRIDPEKEALQKKRLQSVRQKRDNERCSRALNGLSEVARGRDNVMPSILECVEAYASVGEICDVLRKVFGTQKEFLIF
- a CDS encoding NAD(P)H-dependent oxidoreductase, translating into MKILVILGHPDEQSFNHAVAETVVTTLRTSGHQIVFHDLYREEFPPVLPSDEIPQPAYLSPLISGHVNDLVSADGIIVVHPNWWGQPPAILKGWIDRVIRPGAAYEFNEGDSGEGVPNGLLKAGTAIVFTTSNTPESREQAVFGDPLETIWRNCVFGLCGVDNYYRKNFGVIATSTPTQRKEWLEEVRDITNKYFPK
- a CDS encoding AEC family transporter gives rise to the protein MNYFYTLLGSLFILVALVLLTLLLRNRSILTTQHQSLFSRLVTDFSLPALIFINLARRSFEVEKLLPALIMFITILIACSLGFAAGKILKMDRKSLGAFVLVSGWGSSSTLGYALITQVFPNNCEAMQDALVISELGAGVPLFLLAIPVAMYFGQEHADTKSVLASIREFFLSPIFIALVLGIACSFLNLPWNDTALRTLDTLLDIIASTLEVFAAFAIGLMLQKIPVRQLLPPIAALFCINLIAEPLIALAGAHLFGLPQIEEQVLVIEASMPAGAVAAVIAARYGCNGGLASALTITMYVLSLATIPLVYLLMTAT
- a CDS encoding enoyl-CoA hydratase/isomerase family protein — translated: MAKIDLEMNDKVAMVTMDEADNKLNIGMVKSLMETLDAIEKESEALTVVVKSGHSHIWTNGFDIDWIRASLEKGNRAEVKQFLVMDLQLRRRLLTYPLITIAALNGHTFGGGAVFSCCFDFRFMRSDRGFFCIPVIDLQYPILPGTRELLRSVFPAHVIKELILTGRRLTGLECVSSHVVSAAFSNEELMDKVMAFAAGLNKSRGIVGEMKKVLNGPIIDLIDKDAASIREGQIIV
- a CDS encoding TetR/AcrR family transcriptional regulator; the protein is MRKKNYVVRRKRAMALRKKLFETAAVLFDKKGYDNVSIDEICSQVGVTKGAFYGHFKSKDQIVLEQMAASDKGYSTHLLDRVAHVKPGLDRLLEYIRAVMEYQEGFTKKLVRMSYVIRISNTNTAHILIPNKRELYYVLEKLIDEGQQCGEIRDDLTPAQIAEILLYSIRGTVFSWCLPGNRFDIKKKGDMLAGILGQGLEKE
- the ilvD gene encoding dihydroxy-acid dehydratase, giving the protein MDDKERKSKSLLKNTDRLATAMVRAEMIKACGVPLKDLEGRPLIGIVNSWNELLPGHLHLREVARFVKDGVLMAGGVPLEFNTVAPCDGYSNGLDGMKYVLPMRDIIADAIETMTLAHCFDGLVFLSTCDKIVPGQLIAAARLNLPAIFVTGGPMLPFNEFAPRGTPPIMSMLSCPGPGACSGMGTANSMQFIVEAMGMSLPNSAVTHAVHNQKYLMAKESGRRIVSLVDESLAPRDILTPDAFHNALVTTAAAGCSTNVTIHLLALAYELGIPLDLSDFDRISNQVPHILGVYPSGPFFLLDVYRAGGLPALLNKLKSHLKNDAMTVTGKTLEENNAPFSCLDDDVIRDLDNPYHQQGGIAVLKGNLAPTGAVVKSSGVPDNMLVFSGPARVFDSEEKAIDAAMNKEYREGDIIVIRYEGPKGGPGMRELLTVTELLFQLNLSDKVSLVTDGRFSGFSRGPAIGHVTPEAYNGGPLALISDGDIIKIDIPGRKLDVKLSAVEMEKRRAAWKRPARTLTGHLRKYAAMVSEADTGCVVIPAEN
- a CDS encoding MFS transporter, giving the protein MENNEVATGQTVTNGQRNYVFILLFILMLCDQADRMVISSLFPYIQKDWGISDFECGMLISMFYWAAVICVLPASILVDRWSRKKSIGILSIIWSLASFAGAFTLNFRQLLTTRTIIGVGEAGYGPAGAAMLSWLYPIEKRARIFGIWNAAQPLGMAIGVALGGIIAVNLGWRHAFGIVAIPGLIAAILFFFAKDYKSVPLMKTVAGSGAEGASKFKMKAMDVAKEFLGTPTLILTYLGFAGVIFVVTAISTWLPSYFHRIGGMPQDQAGLKASLVLVLSMVGFFIGGFLSDSWVKKKLNSRPLFAAITTLISALLVFVAFSLTGDAQYAVLIVMGVLITTFAPAGLAVVQEVVHPGLRGMSYALAVLCMNLLGGSLGPIVVGSISDASNLQTAMLTLPIFLVVAAGLFFTASFFYMSDFNKVEKVTLEVDA
- a CDS encoding MBL fold metallo-hydrolase, producing the protein MSEVVDITPNLKLLYPHIPIPAYNRFIGSYLVMGDRSALIDPGPSCARPGLLSAIAKSGARPEDIQYIILTHIHVDHAGGTGGIIPDFPNATVLAHRRARPHLADPSTLWNASLKILGDLAVKYGPMEPVPENRIAEAADGMRIDLGGGTALKVYLTPGHAVHHLSLFDDATHILIAGEAAGVCVNGVIRPATPPPFKLEETVSSIDRLIALEPQRICYGHFGCYDNGIERLKHYRETLFLWHGVIKSEIEKGTGLEAMLTVLKAHDRNLDYLDSLNKDEHARELVLLNNSISGMAGTAGRA
- a CDS encoding RraA family protein; this translates as MPKQYNHDEVLSLCARLEKTYTPAVADTLDDMGFMNQSLESGFTPIIPNAVVAGPAYTIEEAKTKKSTRLTEYDPSFVAQALSTVFGSMQKGQIIAVTANGFRGAGAFGELMATTSRYVGGVKAAVVDGPIRDISRILEIEFPVWARGNIPTDSIGRVDLIGVGSPIFCGGVRINPGDIIFADRDGVVVIPQPDVDLEEVVIKAEEVVASERKSRLEIRGGMSLPDVYKKYGKL